A stretch of the Sulfurospirillum sp. UCH001 genome encodes the following:
- a CDS encoding type I restriction endonuclease subunit R — protein sequence MSKQSEAVLEENLLKQLTSLGYEKVLINDEVALLANLKAQLEKHNKTTISAAEFSRILNHLNKGNVFEKAKILRDKYALIKDNGDTSYIEFLDSEHWCQNLFQVTHQVTIEGQYKNRYDVTILINGLPLVQIELKRRGLELKEAFNQINRYQKHSYGFNSALFHYVQIFVISNGVNTKYYSNNKKQTFKQTFFWADKENNNIKNIEAFTSTFLERCHISKMICKYIVLAEVPKILMVLRPYQYYAVEAIVDKVKNTNKNGYIWHTTGSGKTLTSFKASQILTKLPEVDKVVFVVDRKDLDYQTSKEFNSFSDGSVDGTDNTKVLVNQFLGEHKDKKGALKESNLIITTIQKLNTAISKAHYLKDMEALKDKHIVFIFDECHRSQFGETHKNITGFFTNAQLIGFTGTPIFPENAVGNRYGKRTTTELFGECLHRYVITDAISDDNVLKFSVEYIGRYKKKENDEVFKDFEVEGIDIKELMDDERRLEQIVDYIITHHDQKTHSREFTAMMCVSSVDVLCKYYELFKRKKHPLKIATIFSYSANEEDKDANGIYDLDENDGAHVDEAHINKHSRDKLEEYIQDYNKLFGSKFTTKDTQSFYNYYNDISKKVKNREIDILLVVNMFLTGFDSPSLNTLYVDKNLKYHGLIQAFSRTNRILGEKKSQGNIVCFRNLKKYTDDAIALFSNKEAKDIILMKSYAYYVKVFNNNAQEMFKIAPSVSSVDLLPDEEAQAQFVVAFRALIRTKNILEGFSEFRWSDLEMSEQEFEDYKSKYLDLYDQMKGQGMGKVGEKVSILNDVDFELELIHKDEINVAYILKLLAKYAEATPEDKPKQRESIVNIINSNPQLRSKKELIEKFIDTTLEGISADDVENAYDTFVESEREKAFDELAEKENLHKEELRNVIDTYIYDGRKPLDDDIAKTLQVKPKLLERNKILPRLLDKIIGFVETFYER from the coding sequence ATGAGTAAACAAAGTGAAGCCGTCCTTGAAGAGAACCTACTCAAGCAGTTAACCTCTCTTGGGTATGAAAAAGTCCTTATTAACGATGAAGTGGCACTCCTTGCCAACCTCAAAGCCCAACTGGAAAAACACAATAAAACAACCATTAGTGCTGCCGAGTTCAGTCGCATCTTGAATCATCTCAATAAAGGCAATGTTTTTGAGAAGGCAAAGATACTTAGAGATAAATACGCTTTAATCAAAGATAATGGCGATACCTCTTACATAGAGTTCCTAGACTCAGAACACTGGTGCCAAAACCTCTTTCAAGTAACCCATCAAGTTACCATCGAAGGGCAGTACAAAAACCGTTACGATGTCACCATTCTTATCAACGGTTTGCCACTGGTACAGATAGAACTGAAGCGAAGAGGCTTAGAGCTCAAAGAAGCCTTCAATCAAATCAACCGTTACCAAAAGCACAGTTATGGCTTTAACTCTGCTCTGTTTCACTACGTCCAAATCTTTGTTATCTCCAATGGTGTTAATACCAAGTATTACTCCAACAACAAAAAACAAACCTTCAAACAGACCTTCTTTTGGGCTGATAAAGAAAATAACAACATTAAAAATATTGAAGCCTTTACAAGTACTTTTTTGGAGCGATGCCATATCTCTAAGATGATATGCAAATACATCGTCCTTGCTGAAGTGCCAAAGATACTGATGGTACTAAGACCCTACCAATACTACGCTGTTGAAGCCATCGTTGATAAAGTGAAAAACACAAATAAAAACGGCTATATATGGCACACGACAGGCTCAGGTAAAACACTGACCTCCTTTAAAGCCTCTCAGATTCTTACCAAGCTCCCTGAAGTGGATAAAGTGGTCTTTGTGGTCGATAGAAAAGACTTAGACTACCAAACCAGTAAAGAGTTCAACAGCTTCTCCGATGGCTCCGTCGATGGAACCGATAACACCAAAGTGCTTGTCAATCAGTTCTTAGGAGAGCACAAAGATAAGAAAGGTGCCCTCAAAGAGAGCAATCTCATCATCACCACCATTCAAAAGCTCAACACTGCCATCTCTAAAGCGCATTACCTCAAAGATATGGAAGCACTAAAAGATAAACATATCGTCTTTATCTTTGATGAGTGCCACAGAAGTCAGTTTGGAGAGACCCATAAAAACATCACAGGCTTTTTTACCAATGCTCAGCTTATCGGCTTTACAGGCACACCTATCTTCCCTGAAAATGCTGTAGGCAACAGGTACGGTAAACGAACCACCACCGAGCTTTTTGGTGAGTGTCTGCACCGTTATGTCATCACCGATGCGATAAGCGATGATAATGTTTTAAAGTTCTCTGTAGAGTACATAGGCAGATACAAAAAGAAAGAGAACGATGAAGTCTTCAAAGACTTTGAAGTCGAAGGCATTGATATCAAGGAGTTGATGGATGATGAAAGAAGACTGGAGCAAATCGTAGACTACATCATCACGCATCATGACCAAAAGACCCACTCTCGTGAGTTTACAGCGATGATGTGTGTCAGCAGTGTGGATGTGCTGTGTAAGTACTATGAGCTCTTTAAACGTAAAAAGCACCCTTTAAAAATAGCGACTATCTTTAGCTACAGTGCGAATGAAGAAGATAAAGATGCCAACGGTATCTATGACTTAGATGAGAATGATGGGGCACATGTCGATGAAGCGCATATCAATAAACACTCACGAGATAAACTAGAAGAGTACATCCAAGACTATAACAAACTCTTTGGCTCAAAGTTCACTACCAAAGATACTCAAAGCTTTTACAACTACTACAATGACATCTCCAAGAAGGTGAAAAACAGAGAAATCGACATCCTTCTTGTTGTTAATATGTTTTTGACAGGCTTTGATAGTCCAAGTCTCAATACCCTTTATGTCGATAAAAACCTCAAGTATCATGGGCTCATTCAAGCGTTTAGCCGAACCAATAGAATCTTAGGTGAGAAGAAGTCTCAAGGCAATATTGTCTGCTTTAGAAACCTCAAAAAATACACCGATGATGCCATAGCACTCTTCTCCAATAAAGAAGCGAAAGATATCATCTTAATGAAGTCGTATGCCTACTATGTTAAGGTGTTTAATAACAATGCTCAAGAGATGTTTAAAATCGCTCCAAGTGTTTCAAGTGTTGATTTACTTCCTGATGAAGAAGCACAGGCACAGTTTGTTGTTGCCTTTAGAGCGTTGATACGAACAAAGAATATCTTAGAAGGCTTTAGTGAGTTTAGATGGTCTGATTTGGAAATGAGTGAGCAAGAGTTTGAAGACTATAAATCCAAATACCTTGACTTGTATGACCAGATGAAAGGTCAAGGGATGGGCAAAGTAGGCGAAAAAGTCTCTATCTTGAACGATGTTGACTTTGAGCTTGAACTCATCCATAAAGATGAAATCAATGTCGCTTACATCTTGAAGCTTTTAGCAAAATACGCAGAGGCAACACCTGAGGATAAACCAAAACAGCGTGAGAGTATCGTCAACATCATTAACTCTAACCCTCAACTACGAAGTAAAAAAGAGCTGATTGAAAAATTCATCGATACTACGCTTGAAGGCATTAGTGCCGATGATGTCGAAAATGCTTACGATACGTTTGTGGAGAGTGAAAGAGAAAAAGCATTTGATGAGCTTGCAGAGAAAGAAAACCTACACAAAGAGGAGCTACGTAACGTCATCGATACCTACATCTACGATGGACGAAAGCCCCTTGATGACGACATCGCTAAAACACTTCAAGTCAAACCTAAACTGTTAGAGCGCAATAAAATCTTACCTCGACTGTTGGATAAGATTATAGGGTTTGTCGAGACGTTTTATGAGAGGTAG
- a CDS encoding restriction endonuclease subunit S, with translation MSHVPKLRFKEFSGEWEERQLIDISQWLSGGTPSKDNPLYWNGNIPWISASSMRGHYFSTSDLMVTNDAIGNGTRQVPENTMLLLVRGSMLYNTIPVGLTTRNVTFNQDVKAISFKEGISSKFMLEWFLHSQNRLLNMVTGTGIGAGKLETSELHSMPILIPSKPEQEKIASFLTSVDTRIELLVRKEELLQQYKKGVMQKIFSQEIRFKADDGSKYPEWEEKKLGEVTKKRSSNISANTLEENNGNYKIYGATGHLKNIDFYTEDTPYISIVKDGAGVGRVLLCDAKSSVLGTLDIIQNNQNMNLYFIYLSLFRIHFEKYIVGSTIPHIYYKDYSSEKIYVPCLKEQTKIANFLSSIDSKIKHIQKQLNATKAFKKALLQQMFV, from the coding sequence ATGAGTCATGTACCAAAACTTAGGTTTAAAGAGTTTAGTGGGGAGTGGGAGGAGAGACAGCTTATAGATATTTCACAATGGCTATCTGGAGGAACACCCTCTAAAGATAACCCATTATATTGGAATGGTAATATCCCTTGGATAAGTGCTTCATCTATGAGAGGACACTACTTTAGTACGTCTGATCTAATGGTAACAAATGATGCTATTGGTAATGGAACTAGGCAAGTACCTGAAAATACTATGTTGTTACTTGTAAGAGGAAGTATGCTTTACAACACTATACCTGTAGGTTTGACAACTAGAAATGTAACGTTTAATCAAGATGTTAAAGCCATTAGTTTTAAAGAAGGTATTTCTAGTAAATTTATGCTTGAGTGGTTTCTTCATTCACAGAATAGACTCTTAAATATGGTAACAGGTACAGGTATTGGAGCTGGAAAATTAGAAACCAGTGAATTGCATAGTATGCCCATATTAATACCCTCAAAACCCGAACAAGAAAAAATAGCTTCATTTCTCACTTCAGTCGATACAAGAATAGAACTGCTCGTCAGAAAAGAGGAGCTTTTGCAACAATACAAAAAAGGCGTGATGCAAAAAATATTTAGCCAAGAGATACGATTTAAAGCAGATGATGGTAGCAAGTATCCTGAGTGGGAAGAGAAAAAGTTGGGGGAAGTAACAAAGAAAAGGTCTTCCAATATATCAGCAAATACTTTAGAAGAGAATAATGGTAATTATAAAATATATGGAGCTACTGGTCATCTAAAGAATATTGATTTTTATACAGAAGATACACCTTATATCTCAATAGTTAAAGATGGTGCTGGTGTTGGAAGAGTACTACTTTGCGATGCTAAAAGTTCTGTTTTAGGAACGTTGGACATTATTCAAAACAATCAGAATATGAACTTATACTTCATCTATCTGTCATTATTTAGAATACATTTTGAAAAGTATATAGTTGGCAGTACAATTCCCCATATTTATTACAAAGATTATTCTAGTGAAAAAATATATGTACCTTGTCTCAAAGAACAAACCAAAATAGCCAACTTCCTATCATCTATCGACAGTAAAATAAAGCACATCCAAAAACAACTAAACGCTACTAAAGCGTTTAAAAAAGCACTGCTACAGCAGATGTTCGTGTAA